CCCCCTACTTCCTCCTCCATACATTGCAAAAACTCCTGTGAGTTTTTCTACTAAAATTTCCTCAAAACGAACAAAGACAGTGTCCACGACTCCACTTATACGCGCCCTAAATGTTACAAAATGGCGTTAGGGGTTGCTGTGTGCTGTGGACACACAATACGCTCTGAACCCTCGTATAAAACACATACACACCAGTACACGTTATGCACGAACTGTGTGCTCGAGTCTTTTTACACATAAATTTGCATTTAGCACAAACACACCACGGATATCCCGCACACATGCCACAAGGCCGAGCACAATGACGTCACCACGTAGCTAAAAATAGCCATCTTGTTAAGCAGTACGTGTGCCCATCCATGGAGGTAGAGGTGTGCCATGTGTGCACCTGCAGATAAGCCGTTGGACTTTTCCATTTAACAATAGGGGTTTCTGAGTAACGCATGGATACACACATCATGCATACATCATATGCACATAATTATATTAGATGATTATTTCAAAGCTTATTATTCTAAGGTTAATCTATGCATGGTGCCATTTACTTATGTGTTGTGTGTCAGACATcgtggtgtaccccaacatgcatgctgccaccatttttttttaaatatcattttCTCCACTGTCTGTCGAACAGATTGACAATCAGCTCGGGTCCTACCTCCATGGAACTACTGAGTCTCCAAAGAGTAACCAAATTTACTTCGGTTTGGTCCGACTGGTTTAAATAGCCgctcaaaaacaaacaaacgtgcCACCAGTGTCACCACTAAATATTGTTCTGACCCgtctacaccccccccccccccaaccccccaaCACCAACACCCACCGGCGAGTGAGATTGAACCCCGCCGGGTAGAGGTTCACCGTTATATTAGTATTAATATAAACAAAGAATCGTTCCCAACAACTATCACAAGACGACAGCGAGCGCTCTCCAAGTGCAGAACCACACTCTCTCCCTTTGTCCAAAGATAGGGCATTCATTGAGGAAACGCTCACAAAGTATTTAATGAGCAGCCGCGGCAATTTGCAAAGCTCAATTTAATTATGAAGAACACAAGGAAATATTATATGCCCCTGTACAGTACTTGGAGACTGCATGGTCTGCTGATTTGTAGCAACTTTTGATTTGAGAAAAAGGGGGACACATCGCAAAACTTGTACAGCTGTTACTTTTATAACATTCCAAAAAGACCAGCCTGCCAGAAAATAACTTTGTaaattccttgctctatggtaaaaCAAAGGTTAAATGGTGGTCCATAATACTTTGTGATGCTTGGTCATAGCAAACTCGGGTGATCGTGGGTCTTATGAGTTTTCAACATCACAATTTGCGAAGACCATGACAAACTCCCTCCTGTAGGATTAGGGCTGCAATAAAAGTTTATGAAAATAATTGGGTTGGAATAAAATTGCCCTACCCCGACCCGCGATCTGTGCCGCACGTTCCCAACCGTGAATGGATGACGGTGCCGAAATTCTTAACTTATTCCTAATCTTAATAATAAGACACACCCCTTTTCCACACCGGGGTACTGCCGCGAGAACACAGACACCTAATAAAAGCAAGCACCCccaaatattttaaagaataGACCTCATTCGAGCGTATGactaaagaaaaacacaactcTTTTTACTCATGTTTAGTCATCGCCTGAAACCGCTCtgtgagtaaaacaaatcatagttttttttagaaagcaTTTTGCCGGTACCACGTGACTAAACGCCATATTGGATTTTACAGCGAACATGGCCTCCGCAGTGGCGATATCTCATGAGGTAATTTCCCCGTTTTTATGAAGTAGATTTCAATTTTGGTAAATAGGAACACGAATTTCTGAAATGTACGGCTGTAGGTAATGTTCAGATGAAATTTGAGGGTGGTTGTTCAATGGAAAATGGATGAAAACAGAGTTTTTTGTACCAAATAATGAATCGCGACCACACGTGCAATGTCACCGTATTGTGTGGTGCACATGCACTGTATGTAGAGTGTAGTATGTACACTGTTCCTTGCAGCTGCTAGCTAGCTGTGCACCATTCCCATGCGGCAGCCTGTCTGTATCATTTTCGTTCATGATGATCACGCCCTGTGTGTGAATGTTGTATTTGCCATGTATAGGCCCTATGCTGTACTTTGTAAAAAGAGCATGAATCATGATAACTATGCATTGTTTCGATTTTAGAAACTGTACATTTTTGAGGAATAATTATTTGTCATCATAATTTGATAATGAATTACAATTTACCAATTAGCCAGGTCCAGGATAGCCTAACCAATTCAATTCTGAATTCTTCATTGATCAAAATCAGATTCAGAATCAGATTGTGATCAAGTTGTCAAGAACAGCAGAGCTGAGATATTTTTACTATGCGAAGCCAGCAGCTGgactttttaataattaaaataatacatatatttttttaaagttaaactgAGAAAATAAAGTTGAGAGAGTGTCTTCTTCTTAATTTATCATCAGTCAGAATGGATACTTGACTTTTTTTACTTAGGTAGCTAAGTAAACTGGGAAAgggaaatcaaatcaaaacccTGCTGAACGTTTATGGGAAACGTGGTTTAAAGAACACCGGATGTACATGACAAAGGATTGGCATAATGTCCCCTTTAGCTTCCATTGTTTTCTTATGATTTAAAATCCATAAtgatactttttgttttcaccaGGAAACCCCTCACGACAAGAAGACAATTAAAACAGAAGACACAGAGTCTGCCCTTGTGACACCTGAACAAGAGATTAAACATCCTCTACAGAACAAGTGGGCTCTTTGGTTCTTTAAGAACGATAAAGCAAAGTCTTGGGCCGATAATCTTAGGGTTATCACTGCCTTTGATACCGTTGAGGACTTTTGGGCGTAAgtagaaatgaaataaaagtatAACACGACAAACCACAagtgaaactgactgggtaaattgtaaCTGACCGGCACGTTAGTCCGAAAGtgattggttcaaatcctgctggaTGCACTACATGGATTgatttttcagtccctactctAACTGCATGAGTTTTCCTTGGAATAATTCTCAAGGGGTTTGCtgccacatcttaaactgaagTTTGtacttccttgtcttctctccgttGGGTTcatggctagtacagtgattaagtttgcttgtctgagagtccttggcttcacagtcaaataaatgaaatgaagtcaaaactataaataaacgtcgagaccaaaccagctcttttcagagtcatcactccttcaaaagagattttactcatggttgtacccgcaagtttactattcatgtttatatttatagttactcttataaatgatttgttgacgttattgtttactttttgtcCTCGTAGGTTATTCAACCATATCCAGTCTGCCAGCAAACTCCAATCAGGATGTGACTACTCGCTATTCAAGGTCCGTAAAATAATAACATgacaaaaaagtttgaaaattaaTGACTCAGTTTTTACTCACAGCTGATTGGCATGGTTCAACAACCATACCCTAATAACTTTGGATAAGTATATAAACATAAAAAAGTGGCTCCTTTATAGCGCTCAAATCCATCACTCCGTGTAGGCTCATGGCACTTCAGTGTTTTGTGGTgccgtggcgcaatatgcagccaatcaaaccagaaatACCGGGGAGCATGTGCATTACATAACACgcgggacctacggctttacgtcccatctgaaatGATCAGAAAacgagtgattaccaaacgtaaacaTTCCCTTTAAGTATTGCAGTAGGTCCAACCCTAAACAGATTGGACTGTCTGTCACTTTGTTCTGAAAAGACATGGACTTGATAGAAGACTATTGTGACCTGTTGTTTGACCTTTGACTTTCCAGGAAGGAATCAAACCCATGTGGGAGGATGACAAAAACAGAAAAGGAGGACGTTGGTTGCTCAATCTAGGACGGGTTAAGCCACAAGATGTCGATCGATATTGGTTAGAATCGGtgagtgtctttaaataaaataataataggttGGCATTTATAGAGCACCTTTTCAATCCAGAGATTGCAAAGCGCTAGGATGTGTTCAGCTCAGATCAACAAATCTAAATTATAGATGGTCTGAAATATAAATAACTGTCGACGAAACAAGTGGGTGTTCAAccgttctagaatgattcaaatgAGTTTGTATTTCAGCAGCTATCAGGAAGTGAATTCCACAGGGCGTGGTGCTCATTGGAGAAGGCCGAGTCCCCGGTCGTTTAATGCCAAGTTGTCAGGGACCAGAAATTCTAGACTAAATCTGAATTCAGACCGTTTGTGTTATGGAAAAATTTGGATACAAAGAATCCATGCTCTTTGATATCTTTTTACTAGCGCTGAGGTTACTAGCcaccaaaattaatttgaataactccaggggttaatAATTAATGTAACAATGTGACAATTTCTACCTCAGTTGTTGTTTCTTATCGGAGAGTCTTGTGACGATGAAGGAGAGTTGGTCAACGGTGGGGTCATCAATGTCCGAGGCAAGGGCAACAAAATCTCTGTCTGGACCGGCAACCACAAACAGGAAGATGGAATTATGAAAATTGGGTGAGAAATTTTGTGTTCGTAGTAGTCAGAAATATTTGTCCGTAGAAGTTTCCTCCAACATGTATAAAAAAAGCTTGACGCACCACCAAGCTTTTTGTAGCACTTGACATGTTAAAGAAGTCGCACCAAGCTTTAAAATCCCTCTCACTGCCAAATTGTTTCCCCACTTGTGATTTTAAAGTAATGTTGTTCATCTTATTGTTTTCCTTACAGGAAAGGATTCAAGGAAAGACTCAGTCTTCCAGCAAAGACATTAATATCATACGAGGTAAGTTGGTCCTAAGTCTTGGGTCTTGTCAGTGGGCAAATGAGTTGCTTGGTATTGGCAAAGAATTAGCAAGGTTGTCACTGAAAGTAGCCTCTCAGCGATTGAGGATTGGTTGTTATTGTGGATGGGGATCAAATGTAATCACAAACCAGGGAAACTTAAAAGTGCACTGAAAAGCTCTTGGTTCCAtgcgtaaaagaacccagtgcacttatcaaaaagagaaggggttcaccacAGTGTTCCTGGTTGCGTATTACGCCACAGCATcttgaaaaccataacataGTGCTACGTAAAGTACTGGGTCCCATAGGAGAATGTTGAAGGACCTCGAGTTTTTATCAACTCTTGTGCTCCTCTTTGGGTTTGATACAGGCACCGGGACACGTAGACACAATTATTTCTAAttcttgttctcttttttttgaTACAGACACCACAGACACAATTATTCCTAACTTTTGTTCTCTCTTCGTTTGTTACAGGCACACGCAGACACAATGTCCAAGACGGGTTCAATGGCAAAGAGTCGCTTCGTGGTATGATAGTCAGCTTTGGTCATAGTATGTACAGCTTTATTGATTTGTGTAGAGATCCTGTTTAAAGGGGTCTGTACAGTGGGGAATAACACGACTCAGAGGTGCTCTGAATTAAAGGGAAAATAGGGACAAGATTATTGGTCCCTTAGTAGAAGGGGAAGGGGGCTAGGGGGGGGACAGATGTCATGCCATTAAATGGCTCAATACTTGTATTTAATTAATTCATGTTAATTAGATTTAACGAGTCTAgtacagaaagaaagaaactgaCAGTCTCGTTGAACTAGTgccgttattattatttttttcaagtgaGTATTTTCAGAAGTATTTCTTAAATGTTCTAGAATCAGATAAACTGTGAGATTTCCGTTTTTATTTGTATCTGTTTTATCGTCTGCGTTGGTGGACAAAAAGCTAAGACGTCGAGCGAcacttttttgagtatttttgtttttgagggTGTAAAGTATTGTTCAGGTTGATCGGTACTGTCTGAAAAACTGAAAATGTTTGGAGGGAATTTTTGAAGTTTTATTTTATCGTTTTGAGT
This Asterias amurensis chromosome 21, ASM3211899v1 DNA region includes the following protein-coding sequences:
- the LOC139952804 gene encoding eukaryotic translation initiation factor 4E-like encodes the protein MASAVAISHEETPHDKKTIKTEDTESALVTPEQEIKHPLQNKWALWFFKNDKAKSWADNLRVITAFDTVEDFWALFNHIQSASKLQSGCDYSLFKEGIKPMWEDDKNRKGGRWLLNLGRVKPQDVDRYWLESLLFLIGESCDDEGELVNGGVINVRGKGNKISVWTGNHKQEDGIMKIGKGFKERLSLPAKTLISYEAHADTMSKTGSMAKSRFVV